A portion of the Francisella uliginis genome contains these proteins:
- a CDS encoding LysR substrate-binding domain-containing protein, with the protein MRITLKQLQVFVNTARSESISAGAEKCFISQAAASMSLSQLESMLNTTLFDRVGKRMKLNANGKNLLTRAIKILDEVQEFETFNDSDSSLSGKITIGASTTIANYILPKYIATFRKIHPDTDFEIISGNTKKIINSVESLNCDVAFIEGECNNQTIETKLWKKDDLKIICRPEHPLCNKENIKIKDLLKYEWVTREQGSGTFDIFFNALEDNMSNIKKAITLSSSEAIKQYVAHSDCLACLSEIITNNSEDANIYKVLEVQDLDLRRNLYKLLHNKKYHTALTKGFCDFIEENIK; encoded by the coding sequence ATGCGAATTACATTAAAACAACTTCAGGTTTTTGTTAATACCGCCAGATCAGAGTCAATTAGTGCCGGAGCAGAAAAATGTTTTATTTCCCAAGCTGCTGCAAGTATGTCACTATCTCAACTTGAAAGTATGCTTAATACAACTTTGTTTGATCGTGTTGGTAAACGTATGAAATTAAATGCCAACGGTAAAAATCTCTTAACAAGAGCTATAAAGATACTAGATGAAGTACAAGAATTTGAAACTTTCAATGACAGTGATTCTAGCTTATCAGGAAAAATAACTATTGGTGCTAGTACAACAATAGCAAACTATATACTTCCTAAATACATTGCCACATTTAGAAAAATTCATCCAGACACAGATTTTGAAATAATATCTGGCAATACTAAAAAAATTATCAATAGCGTTGAATCTTTAAACTGTGATGTCGCTTTTATAGAAGGTGAATGTAATAATCAAACTATAGAGACTAAATTATGGAAAAAAGACGATTTAAAAATTATTTGCCGTCCAGAACATCCATTATGTAATAAGGAAAATATAAAAATAAAAGATCTACTAAAATATGAATGGGTTACTAGAGAACAAGGATCTGGAACTTTTGATATTTTTTTTAATGCTCTTGAAGATAATATGTCAAACATTAAAAAGGCGATTACCCTAAGTAGCTCAGAGGCAATAAAACAATATGTCGCTCATAGTGACTGCTTAGCATGCTTATCTGAAATAATAACAAATAACTCAGAAGATGCTAATATATATAAAGTACTTGAAGTACAAGATCTCGACCTTAGACGTAACTTATATAAATTACTACATAATAAAAAATATCATACAGCTCTAACAAAAGGTTTCTGCGACTTCATAGAAGAAAACATAAAATAG
- a CDS encoding FAD-dependent oxidoreductase — MSKAKKYEWAIIGAGPAGMATLGILLDNNVKASDILWIDPFFKVGDFGEKWGEVSSNTTVELFLRFLSDIKSFNYVKRDQEFALDSFDRQGFTRLNEVTKSLQWVTNDLLGRVDHNQDMISDLKVFNGVWNIGGESDDYIAKKVILATGALPKSLNIHNFEVTKEIDLSIALTPSKLKQELESDDKVAVFGSSHSAMIIIRNLLEAGVNDVANFYLEPLKYAVNMGDYTLYDNSGLKGETAKWVRKNVSQNLDNRIKRYSSTQEHINNHLHKYNKVIYATGFQQRVPSAEGVDVRQYDPTTGIIAPGLFGVGIGFPQKVTDPNGNVELNVGLFKFMKDINRMLPLWMRYDI; from the coding sequence ATGAGTAAAGCTAAAAAATATGAGTGGGCCATAATTGGAGCTGGTCCAGCAGGTATGGCAACACTTGGAATCTTATTGGATAACAATGTTAAAGCTAGTGATATATTATGGATCGATCCTTTTTTTAAGGTTGGAGACTTTGGCGAGAAATGGGGCGAAGTAAGTAGTAATACTACTGTAGAACTTTTTCTTAGATTCCTAAGTGATATAAAATCATTTAACTATGTTAAAAGGGATCAAGAATTTGCTTTAGATAGTTTTGATAGACAGGGTTTTACTAGATTAAATGAGGTGACTAAATCACTACAGTGGGTTACAAATGATCTTTTAGGTAGAGTAGATCATAATCAAGATATGATTAGCGATTTAAAAGTATTTAATGGAGTTTGGAATATTGGTGGTGAAAGTGATGATTATATCGCAAAAAAAGTTATTTTAGCTACGGGAGCTTTGCCTAAATCATTAAATATTCATAACTTTGAAGTGACAAAAGAAATTGACTTATCGATAGCACTTACACCTAGTAAACTAAAACAAGAGCTTGAATCTGATGATAAGGTAGCAGTTTTTGGATCTTCTCATTCTGCTATGATAATTATTAGAAATCTGTTAGAGGCAGGGGTTAATGATGTTGCTAACTTTTATTTAGAGCCATTAAAGTATGCTGTTAATATGGGGGATTATACTCTTTATGATAACTCTGGTTTAAAGGGAGAGACTGCCAAGTGGGTTAGAAAAAATGTTTCTCAAAATTTAGATAATAGAATTAAAAGGTACTCATCTACACAAGAGCATATTAACAATCATCTACATAAATATAATAAAGTTATTTATGCTACAGGATTTCAACAAAGAGTCCCAAGTGCAGAAGGTGTTGATGTAAGACAATATGATCCGACAACTGGGATTATAGCGCCAGGGCTCTTTGGTGTTGGTATTGGCTTCCCTCAAAAAGTTACAGATCCTAATGGTAATGTTGAGTTAAATGTTGGACTATTTAAGTTTATGAAAGACATCAATAGAATGTTACCTTTATGGATGAGATATGATATCTAA
- a CDS encoding heavy metal translocating P-type ATPase, whose amino-acid sequence MNKSNQNLEFKVYGLDCVEEVNIIKKALGRKVSEDNMQFDLLNGKLLINQQNISAKEIISAIKKSGLNAVIWEDYISNSQNPSFINKHLRLITTLFSGALIIIAYLLHAFDHGFINAFIDNDNGSNTTLILISQLGYILAILFGSWFVFPKALSSLKRLDADMNLLMVIAIVCAAAIGQLFEAAVVSFLFSLSLVLESWSVGNARSAIAKLMDLTPDTALVYCCHDKEFEEKPLAEINVGKRLLIKPGQKIALDGVIIKGDSFINQAPITGESIPVEKQVGDEVFAGSINGNSAIEIKTTKTASNSSIAKIIQAVEHAQSKRSSSEKWVDKFARIYTPCMIVLAIFIAIVPPLLLAQSWVKWIYQALVILVIACPCALVISTPISIVSSLARAARNGILIKGGNFIEIPTKLKAIAFDKTGTLTKGQPIVKQIITSDNFSEEQLITIAASLEKAVDHPISKAIIDYANQNNIQIEETINTKVIGGKGITGQIKDSPYWLGSHAFAHEKQLCNNTSLHEQTTKLGDNGFTLIFVGNNKQIIGAIGIQDSIKDSISEALKQLKESGISQNVMLTGDNIGTAKAIAKQAGIDEFYAELLPEDKVTKVEELVKKYKNVAMVGDGINDAPALARSNLGIAMGAIGNDIAIETADIALMSDDIGKLPWLIRHSKRTLNIIKQNVTFAIAIKAIFISLAMADLATLWMAIAADIGTTFIVIINALRLLK is encoded by the coding sequence ATGAATAAAAGTAATCAAAACTTAGAATTTAAGGTATACGGTTTAGATTGTGTCGAAGAAGTAAATATCATAAAAAAAGCTCTAGGTAGAAAAGTCTCAGAAGATAATATGCAGTTTGATTTACTCAATGGAAAACTTCTAATAAATCAACAAAATATTTCTGCAAAAGAAATTATTTCTGCAATTAAAAAGTCTGGATTAAATGCTGTAATATGGGAAGATTATATTTCAAATAGCCAAAATCCTAGCTTTATAAACAAACATCTTCGCTTAATTACAACATTATTTAGTGGAGCTTTGATTATTATTGCATATCTACTTCATGCTTTTGATCATGGCTTTATAAATGCATTTATAGATAATGATAATGGTTCGAATACAACATTAATTTTAATATCACAGCTTGGTTATATATTAGCTATATTATTTGGAAGTTGGTTTGTTTTTCCCAAAGCCCTATCTTCTTTAAAACGCCTCGATGCTGACATGAACTTACTTATGGTAATTGCTATAGTTTGTGCTGCGGCTATTGGACAACTTTTTGAAGCGGCTGTTGTGAGTTTCTTATTTTCACTTTCTCTGGTATTAGAATCATGGAGTGTTGGTAATGCTCGTTCAGCAATAGCTAAACTTATGGATCTTACTCCAGATACGGCTTTAGTCTACTGCTGTCACGATAAAGAATTTGAAGAAAAACCTTTAGCAGAAATTAATGTAGGTAAAAGACTACTTATTAAACCTGGGCAAAAAATTGCCCTTGATGGAGTTATTATAAAAGGTGATAGTTTCATAAACCAAGCTCCTATTACTGGAGAGTCAATCCCTGTAGAAAAACAAGTTGGTGATGAAGTCTTTGCTGGTAGTATAAATGGCAATTCAGCTATTGAAATTAAAACTACTAAAACAGCAAGCAACTCATCTATAGCAAAAATTATTCAAGCTGTAGAACATGCTCAATCAAAGCGTTCATCATCGGAAAAATGGGTTGATAAGTTTGCTAGAATTTATACTCCTTGCATGATAGTGCTAGCTATATTTATTGCTATAGTCCCTCCACTACTTTTAGCTCAATCATGGGTTAAATGGATATACCAAGCTTTAGTTATCCTTGTAATAGCTTGTCCTTGTGCGCTAGTTATATCAACTCCAATATCAATAGTTTCTAGCCTAGCAAGAGCTGCACGAAATGGTATTTTAATAAAAGGTGGTAATTTTATTGAGATTCCTACAAAGCTTAAAGCTATTGCATTTGATAAAACAGGAACCTTAACCAAAGGCCAACCTATAGTAAAACAAATTATCACCAGTGATAACTTTTCTGAAGAACAATTAATAACTATAGCTGCTAGCTTAGAAAAAGCTGTTGATCACCCTATTTCTAAAGCGATTATTGATTATGCTAATCAAAATAATATACAAATTGAAGAAACTATAAATACTAAGGTTATTGGTGGTAAAGGTATAACGGGACAAATAAAAGACTCGCCTTATTGGTTAGGAAGCCATGCTTTTGCCCATGAAAAACAACTTTGTAATAATACATCATTACATGAGCAAACAACAAAACTTGGAGATAATGGTTTTACATTAATATTTGTTGGCAACAATAAGCAGATAATCGGAGCTATTGGAATACAAGATAGTATAAAAGATAGTATTAGCGAGGCTTTAAAACAGCTAAAAGAATCTGGAATTAGCCAAAATGTAATGCTTACAGGTGATAATATTGGTACTGCAAAAGCTATTGCTAAACAAGCTGGTATTGATGAGTTCTATGCCGAGCTTCTACCAGAAGATAAAGTTACTAAAGTTGAAGAGCTTGTTAAAAAATATAAAAATGTTGCTATGGTTGGTGATGGTATTAATGATGCCCCTGCTCTTGCTAGATCAAATCTAGGCATTGCTATGGGAGCTATTGGCAATGATATCGCTATAGAAACTGCTGATATTGCTCTAATGTCTGATGATATTGGTAAGTTACCATGGCTGATTAGGCATTCTAAAAGAACACTGAATATAATAAAACAGAATGTAACTTTTGCTATAGCAATCAAAGCTATATTTATATCACTAGCTATGGCAGACTTAGCAACTTTATGGATGGCAATTGCCGCAGATATAGGAACGACATTTATTGTCATAATAAATGCACTAAGATTATTAAAATAA
- a CDS encoding ArsR/SmtB family transcription factor, with the protein MKLPDIVDFQKALSDETRIRILMVIYQHELCLCHLAHIFKLANSTISKHLDILRRNGFIHKRKQGRFHYFYFNSIYKEQLTWLFQMLGDDSTIQSDQKLIKQMIKEKLEHLPEIHAKENLK; encoded by the coding sequence ATGAAACTTCCAGACATTGTTGACTTTCAAAAAGCTTTAAGTGATGAAACAAGAATACGAATTTTAATGGTAATATACCAACATGAGTTGTGCCTTTGTCATTTAGCACATATATTCAAGCTCGCTAACTCTACTATATCAAAGCATCTAGATATTCTCAGACGTAATGGCTTTATCCATAAACGTAAACAAGGCCGATTTCATTATTTCTATTTTAACTCTATCTATAAAGAACAATTAACCTGGCTTTTTCAAATGCTTGGTGATGATAGTACCATCCAAAGTGATCAGAAATTAATTAAACAGATGATTAAAGAGAAACTCGAACATCTTCCTGAGATACATGCAAAGGAGAACTTAAAATGA